The genomic interval CTTAGGTTGgttgttaaaaatataaaacatattaaatgtattattgtaatatttcactttaaaataagaaaatccGACATGTAagaaaatatactaaaaataataatacaatgaaattttatttgacattacaaatgtaaaattacaataccaatatttatggctgtctttattactttattattattatcttaatacattttcaaatgcgCTCTACTTTGAAATAtgcagtgcatatatttatttaattaaatcgcaGCCTTTAATGCCTTTTTGTCAAAACAGCATACTACCATACACCTATTATTATTTCTGCAGTGCATAATTTCTTCATGCATGAAATATCTGGATAGCATACTCACTCAACACATTTGTCATGGGATAATGTCTGTGGTTGCACTTGATATTTTTAAACCATAGGAGGCAGTACAGTATTCAGTCAGTATTACATTCTGAACATAGTgatcttgttttttgtttctctttGCACATGCATTTAATGACAGTCACTCATTCAATGATTTCAATATTGTCTTCCACCTTTTTAGGAAGAAATTAAAGCCTTGttaattttacaatatattttatacatgttTAATTCGATTGTTGTTCTCTTTTGATTCCATAGTTTGTccaataaacaaaacatgatcACTGGACATAAACAGTTCATTCAACAGttcaattgcattttttttttttaaagtatacatTTTCTATAGCCTATTTTGTCACACAAGAAGATTAGCATTTTGGGTCAAATCGTAGCAGGAATAGAAACAATTCTTTGCTTCATTTTGTTTCTccattgcacacacacacacacacacacacacacacgcacacgcacacacacactattaagTAGGTTAGAGAAGGTCATTTTGGCTTTGAGACATTGTATCACTGGCATTTTGACacttttaaacacacacatggaTGAAGGATTTATGTGTTGTCTGATGTCTGTTCTGTTTCAGTAATGACAGCTCAATGACAGCCATATacataccacacacacacacacacacacactgtactgCATCGCACTTCTGTCTATTTGTGAAGTtctgtgtatttatattttaaaacagactGACTCTGAATTCACAGAATGAACACAAGAAGGGAAATGAATGATGCATTGCAGTTTTTTTCAACGGCTTACacacttttcaaaactttacacacaaatccaagaattgcacacacaaaatgcaaaatgcctcccatctcttgcaaaattaagcactgcattcaaaatatcacaaacacatctcaaaaacaaacatttgtcatacgttgcaaacacctttgccataatattaaatttttggatatatcatatacacacagttattcaaaacctaaagctcttctttcatgagctcctatgtacatttctgtacaagatttaaagtaattggcagagagatggTGAAAAATTCACGGTAAACGCGAAAgaaagattgaaaccaaactatttattttttactgtaagcatttgtggttgtgtattacacagtacgaaagaaaagaaatacatcaaccatgtgtagttggacagaaacaacAGTTgcgtttgaaaaaggaaatcaagatacttcctgttagatttttgtgtgttacaaaaagaattgtgtgttgtgttttgcaagaAGTGTTTAATGAAATGTGAAGGCTGAGAATTattgtatggttttgcagatttggtgtgtggttctggtgtttgagtggcaggtttcagaaattgtgtgtaaggattttgtgtgaaagcagttgaaaaaaactgtatctAAATATGTCACACTGCCTTTTTGTAATATTGAAATCAGCTGAGCCAGTGTCATGCTAAAATATGCTTTTAGTTTAGATGAATGTCAGAAAATTGCACAGAGAAAGAATGAAAAACAGTAAGAGGAATTTCAACACAGAGTCATCAAATATAATCCGAGAGGATACAAGTCAAGGTCAGatagatgaaaaaaataaaaacacagctgAGAGTGAACTCAATCAATCCATTATTATAGTAAACTTACAATGATACaagtaaaaaaagagaaaaaaataaatataaaatatagataaaaataaagatCAAATAGAATCTGTATTGAAAACAAGAACATACTGATATGATTGCAAAAGCTGGGTTTAAACAGacattatttgtaatttttactATCCCTGATTTACTGTCATCATCCATGGATGTTGTTTCCTCAGTGAAGGATAAGTGCTTTGCGGGAAGGTTAAAGTTTCAGAGGAGACATGCGCATGCATTCTGTGCCGTGCCTGCGTGTATTTTAGACCTGCTAATCTCTGGATCATATAAAAGTGTGAGAGGAATGTGTCTGTGGAATTTAATCCATCAATTCTGAAAtgtaccacacacacacagacacacacacacacacacacaccgttgCTTTCTTTACTCCGTGTTACTTTCTCAATGTCAATTTGCATTAGTGCCATTCACGTGCATGAGCTTTTTTTGCCCACATGAGGAACAGTCAACCTTCCTTATGACGACCGaataatgaaataaagaaaACCTAGAAATACAGAAACCTTTCTTTAAAGGTTAGATTTAGAGGATAGATAATATTTTTTAGCTCAGAATAAAAACAACTGAACACAATGGACAGTCCccaccaaaaacaaaacaaactgtgaatcTGTAGCCAAAATATAGGGTCAAATGCTATAAATTGTCCCAGAAATTTGACAAAACcttgatttaatatttaatggacATAAATGGACAATAAAATAtggagaaatttttttttaaaataatgtttaaatgattaCGTTTGGGAATCTActaattagcatattaataattattctattttttattcGAAGTAGAGTTTATGGCAAGTGGCCCTTTAGATATAGGGTAAAATGTGACCCCAggtaaaatgtgtgtgtgtgtgtgtgtgtgtcatttgaCCCAGTTTGTGATCCGTTCCCCCGCTTCAGTGATGTGTCTGTCTGTGCATTTGTGTTTCTGATGTGCTGCCTTTATTTGGCCAAAGTTTGCCATTGGAAACGCCCTCCTTACGCTTTCTAATGGCCACGTGCCCACTATATGTCGACTATAAAAGAGCCGCTGTGCCTTACGCACAACACGGTCAATATCCAGACACATTATTTACAGACGAACTCAAACTCAATCATCAAAATGCCTTCAAGCCAAAGAATCATGATGACACCTCAAACCAAGAAGACAGGTAAAGcattattatcataattaagAACTAACCAATACATCTCAGAATGTTTCTAATGTTACAagcattttaaactaaaatataaaaatagaatctaagtcaaaatattaacacaaactataatagtatatatgaattatactaaaataacacggCTCTGAACTTAGTTGGCTTAACTGCTATAAATCCTGCAATTTAATAATAGCAAGTATGTcaagaattacaaaaaaaaaacaactacaaAAAAACTTTCATATAAATTAGTGATGAATAACCCATCTGAAGTATGATGTGATTTATCCAGATGCACATAATCAGTGTTTGTGTCGGTGTGTCGTCGACTGTAGGTATCAGGTTGCCACATTATCAGAAGTCTGAACAAGTGTTGAATGATTTTAAACTGGGCTATTGGGTCAGTGGgttactctcacacacacttacagtacATACCGCATGTCTGATGCTGTTCCCAGAGATGAGCCTTCGCTGGCTGAATGTCAGACTGAGAACAGACCAACACATACAAACTGTACTAACTTGACAGGATAAATCATGACCTCATTGTTTGTCCTCTTGAAAGGTTTATCTGTTAGGACAAACCCACACTTTATCGATCTAAACCCTTTTCAATATCACTTTTTCTTTCTTACAGGAAGGAAAATCAAAGCTGGAAATATTCCTACTGGTATGACTAAACATCTAAATCCTCTCTGCATGCCTAAAAATGATAATTGCCAATTATAGTCAAAATCTGCACTGATATTTCTCACATTTTCCCTCTTCAGAAAAGCTTCCAGTTTATGAGCCGAACATCCCAGAGCCGACGTCCAGAGAGGAGCTGCTTAAATGTGAGTCTCACACACAGAACAAGAGTCAGATACCAGTACTGACCTGCTCCTTTCCAGTCTgaaccagggttattatcattaactaaagctaaaaacatactgaaattaaataataaacctTATTTTATATCAGCTAGTTGCCTAggaaaatttctcatttttgtactaaaataactaaaactaaaactaaataaaaaactttatacacatatttaaaaaagtttctactttaaataaaaataaaaatagaagatataaaaaaataaaatcagcttcaaaatataaacaaaaaactataatagtagaTCAATgatagtaaaataacactggactGAACTTAATTGGCGTAACTGACGTGTTCCTTTCGTCCTAGACTGGCTCAATATTTCATTGGACGAACGAACTGCCAATAAAGTGCTGTGGCTGACAGAGGGCGGGGCTAAAGTGTCTCGAATGACAGATGAGGTGTGTCCTTACCTGGACAGACCAGAGAGATTTGACCACAGCCCTCAGGTGaatcacacacacgcacacgcataTGACTGGGCTAAATTCAGAATTTAAGAAAAAGAAacgaaggtttttgaggaaaacattccaggatttttctccatatagtggacttcactggggttcaacgggttgaaggtccaaatgtcagtttcaatgcagcttcaaagagctctacatgatcccagacaatgaataagggtcttatctagagaaactgtcggtcattttctaaaaaaaaaagaaagaaaattatatactttttaaccacaaatgctcgacttgcactgctctgtgatgtgccacgcattacgtaatcacgctGGAATGGTCATGCGTGTCAACTCCAGAACTTATGCCATCTttgataaaattattaaatattattacatccAATATGAcatgataaatataaaaaatgaacagCACATATGGGGAAACCATATATTTTGCAAGAATTCTCAAATTCTGAATGGGCCTcaactcacacaaacacacttcatAATTCTGATATCTTTATCTCTCTCATGATAATGAATAtactcctgtgtgtgtgtgtccaggtGCTGTGTAAGGAGTCTATCTGGGCGTCGCGCTGTTATTGGGAGGTGCTGTACTCTGGCTGGGTGGTTATAGGGGCGACATACGAGGGTGCAGGGAGGAGGGCAGGAGACGGGCCCTGTGGCCTCGGGGAGAACGAGGAGTCTTGGGGTCTGGGTTGGGCCGGATCCTGCTATGACGCCTGGCATAAAGGAATCAACAGCAGGGTGGAGGACGCTCATCAGTGCTGCACTATAGGTGTCTATGTGGATCAGCCCGCCGGCCTGCTCTGCTTCTACACCGTGGAGACAGAGCAAGATTCACAGAAGAAACAAGTGAAACTTCTTCACAGGTTTAAGAATCCCATAAAGGAGAAAATTCTGCCAGGATTCTGGGTGGGAAGACAGTCCTCTTGTTTAATACTCAAGAAAGAGGAATGAGGAGAACGGGAGACAAAATTACACAACTGGACAGGGGTCAGGGAGATAAATTGtggattaaaaatgtatataataaataaaatatgctgTATGTAACATGGTTTTACAGTTCAGACTGCTCTTTGGATGTTGGAaattatatatgatttttagctttaatttttgttttagaaacaaacattaaacagtatATTACAATTGCTGGTTCTCTGACAAACTGCTTTTGTAAGTCGCTTTAGAGTTTCAGTGCTGAAGTGTCAAATACACAGTTCACTTTGCATAAAAGCTACCTTTATCACACATGAAATCCAGTGTGTTGGACTGCATCATTGATCAGTGTGTCATTCATTCAAAGTCCTGCACTAAGGTTTCAGCTGCTTTTGATTGATTGTAATAGTTGAGAACAGCTGCATTTAGCAGTAAATGTCAAATGAAGCTCTTGGGGTTTGAACATGGTCACTGGAGACGGAGCTGCTCTATTCTGAGAGGATCACAATCACTAAACCTGCCAATGCAAATGTGATTTTCACCTCAAACTCACAGTTTCACTCTTTGATTGGTTCAACGCTCTGAACTGGAACACTTTCACTTTTGCTCATGGAGTTTCAGTTGTAGTTTTATAAGGCGAGACGAGGCAAGTTTATCAGGGGTACAGTATGATTGAACACTGGAACTGAGGAAAATGATATCAGTTTGATTTGATATCAGTTTCTCAGATTCTGAGCATATTTGAGTCAAACCAGTCTGTCACAGATCAGATCACAGTCTAATAGAGCTGATTTCAGTCATAAGTTAGTTTTGAGCACATGTGTAGTTCCTGTGTTTGTCCTCTGTGTGTCAGtagtgtgtgaaagtgtgtgagcagctgcagtatcagTTCAGTCACTGTGGTTTTTGTAtgactctttatcactgtgtgaatgTATAATCACTTACGCAACCATTAGAATTTGCTCTGCAGTGAagactctgacagtaataatgtccagcatcttcagtctggactccagtGATGGTCAGAGAGAAATCACTGTTAGATGATttactgccactgaatctagatggagttcctgactgaTGGTTGCTTGTTAAataaatcaggagtttaggaacttctccaggtttctgtaagtaccagctAATGTAATGTTTTCCATGGTAACAGCAGTATGGATttatgttaaatttacagtttacaGTGACTGATTGTCCAGTTTGAGAGAGCAGCTCTGAGGGAGTTTGAGTCACTGTCACCTGACCAACAGATTCTGACAAGAGAGAAAGATTAGAAATCACAAACACTTTTACAACCATATATCTTCACATAAAATATCAAGTAAATAATGTATGTAATCTTGACTGACACAAACCTCGACATAATACTGCCAGCGTCCAGATCAATATGGTGCtgaaagtcatttttgttgGTTGTAGGTTCAGTtctagtgaaaaacagttgtTGATCATGTTTGATGTTTGACAGAGTTATAAACACATGCAGAGCACTGAAGCGTGTGTCGCTCATGTAAAACACACTCTCTATGCAAACGCTTCAGTACCCACTAAACAAAGTCATGTTCAGAACTGCCTATGGATGGATCCGTGGCTGaggtttgaagacgtctgggcatggaggttatgagtttctggagttttggtgtcccattcttgtctgatataggtttccatctgctgaagagtttgtggtcgtctttgtcatatttttcgtttaataATGCGCCAaatgaaagatctggactgcagacaAGCCAATTCAGTACCCAGACTAATCATTTGGAGGGGAGCATAtattgctctaaaacctttatatacctttcagcattcataatgcctcagagatgctggcttttgaacagAACGCTGATAACATGCTGGAAAATCTCTCCCCCTCCACAACAAATATGTATAATGaacacacagttacagcagccaaagAAAAGTTAACAGAAAAAGTACGAGGACCAAGatcccaactaaagcaaacactctCCACCACGATGGTGACttcaaataaaacatcaacatctaaacctctgttaattctcaataagggCTCATATAAACACAGATCAGTGTTCACTTCGGATTTTACTGTGTATGTTATACATTTCAGCATCTATCCAAACAGAGTTTTGtacctgtaaatgtttttattttattttattttacatataaacatgaaaaaatagtCTGTAAAGTGACTCAGTGGGAAACACAGTCTTTCCTTCAGATCTGGTCTCCCTCATAATCCAAAGATGTGTGAATTACAGATGCTAAGTTGTCTAAAGGTGTGAACTTGTGTTTTACTGCCTTAGGATGGATCTGTggctgagttttttttttatttttatttttttaaccttgTACGGCGGTTCCATAAacgtctatccaccttattcctgactagcctaatGCGTTTCGAATCatgggttgcacttccggtttagggaacttccatttaaaaagactgaaacgaatcgtttcaaatcataaggttgctctacaaataaagcttatccgtcagtttgactgaatgagatgtcaatttttctttcatgttttattttcagacatcatgagaataacgtatcgtttggtattttaacgtaacatgttataacaagaatatctatcgca from Ctenopharyngodon idella isolate HZGC_01 chromosome 23, HZGC01, whole genome shotgun sequence carries:
- the LOC127506067 gene encoding tripartite motif-containing protein 16-like protein, with the protein product MSTIKEPLCLTHNTVNIQTHYLQTNSNSIIKMPSSQRIMMTPQTKKTGRKIKAGNIPTEKLPVYEPNIPEPTSREELLKYWLNISLDERTANKVLWLTEGGAKVSRMTDEVCPYLDRPERFDHSPQVLCKESIWASRCYWEVLYSGWVVIGATYEGAGRRAGDGPCGLGENEESWGLGWAGSCYDAWHKGINSRVEDAHQCCTIGVYVDQPAGLLCFYTVETEQDSQKKQVKLLHRFKNPIKEKILPGFWVGRQSSCLILKKEE